The Arenibacter algicola region TTGATGAAGGTAGTAATTTGAAAGATTTCAAGGATTGGTTGGACCGAAATCAATTCTATGTGTTTACCATGAACGGATTCCCATATGGAAATTTTCATAACGAAAGGGTGAAAGATATGGTACATGCCCCGGATTGGACCACCAAGGAGAGATTGGATTATACGAAGCGACTTTTTGATCAATTGGCCTTTTTAATTCCTGAAGGTTTATCTGGAGGTATTTCTACTTCACCAGTCAGTTATAGGCACTGGCATTCTTCTGAGGAAGCTTTGGACATGGCCTTTGCAACTGGAGCCAAAAGTATGGCAGATATTGTTTTGCAGTTGGTAGAAATTGAAAAGAAAACCGGTAAATACCTGCATATGGATATTGAACCGGAACCTGATGGTATGTTAGAGAATAGTGATGAGGTACTTCACTATTATGATACCTATTTGATTCCCATTGCGACCCAAAAATTGAAAACCGTTCTAGGATGTAACAAGGAAACGGCCAAGGATTTAATTCTAAGACATATAACGGTTTGTTATGACGTCTGCCACTTTTCCCTAGCCTATGAGGAACCGGAACATACGTTGGCAAAATTTAGCAAAGCTGGAATAAAGGTTGGTAAAATACAAGTGAGTTCTGCCCTTAAGATTCTTTTCAAAGAGGGTGATAATGAGGCTATATGGAATTCCTTAAGTCAGTTTAACGAACCCACCTATCTCCATCAAGTCACGGAAAAGGTAGGTAATAAAGTGGTCACCTATAAGGACCTTCCCGAAGTCTTGGAGCAGCGCTCCAATGCCAAAGAGCTGAGGTCCCATTTTCACGTGCCTATTTTTATGGAAAAGTACGATCATTTATTTTCTACCCAGGACCAAATACTGAAGGTATTGGAATATCTAAGGAAAAATCAATTCTCGGATCAATTGGAGATCGAGACCTATACTTGGGATGTATTGCCCAAAGATCTCAAAACTGAACTGTCCAATTGTATTGTTCGTGAAATTGAATGGTTAAAGAGTAAAATTTAAGGAATGAAGAAAACCGTTGTGCTAAACGTTGTGGGATTAACGCGGGGATTGATAGGGGAGCACACGCCCTTTATTAAATCTTTTTTGGAGAGAGGTGCTTCGGCGACAATTACACCACAATTGCCTGCAGTGACCTGTTCTGTACAAGCCACTTATTTAACAGGTAAAACGCCATCTGAACACGGCATAGTTGGTAATGGATGGTATTTTAAGGAAGAACATGAGGTAAAGTTTTGGCGTCAATCCAATAGCCTTATTCAATCCGAAAAAATATGGGACAAACTTAAAAAACAGGACAGTAATTTTAGCTGCGCCAATATGTTCTGGTGGTATAATATGTATTCCAATGCGGATTACAGTGTTACCCCAAGACCCAATTATTTGGCAGATGGAAGAAAGATCCCAGATGTGTATTCCTATCCTGCGGAACTAAGGGATCATTTACAAGAGGAATTGGGGACATTTCCGCTTTTCCATTTTTGGGGACCAAAAACATCTATAAAATCCAGTCAGTGGATTGCGGACGCCAGTTTAAAAACGGACGTTTTACATGATCCTACCCTCACCTTGGTCTACTTGCCACATTTGGACTACAATATGCAACGCTACGGGACCGATTTAACCAAAATTTCAAAGGACTTAAGGGAGATCGATGAAGTAGTTAAACAATTGGTAGAATATTATGAGGCCAAATCTGCCCATATTATACTACTTTCAGAATATGGGATAACCAATGTTACCAACCCCATTCATTTAAATAGAAAGCTTAGGCAAGAGGGGTATCTTGGTATTCGAGTGGAAAGGGGACTGGAATTGTTGGATGCTGGGGCCAGTAAGGCTTTCGCCGTGTCAGACCATCAGTTGGCCCATGTATATGTAAAGAATAATGAGGATATAGATAAGGTCAAGGCTTTATTGAAAAGTCTGAAGGGGGTAGAACAGGTACTTTCTGGTGGCGAAATTAAAGAGCTGCAATTGGATCATGAACGTTGTGGGGATTTGGTGGTGATAGCGGATAAGGATTCTTGGTTTACCTATTACTTCTGGTTGGATGATAAAAAGGCTCCTGACTATGCAAGAATGGTGGACATTCATAAAAAACCCGGATACGATCCGGTGGAGATGCTCACCGATCCAAAGGATAAATTCTTGATGCCAAAGGTTATTTGGAAGTTATTTAAAAAGAAATTGGGTTTCAGAACGGTAATGGATATTATTCCCTTGGACGCCACCTTGGTTAAAGGATCCCATGGTAGGATGCCCGAGGATCCCAAGGATCATCCAATATTGATAACCAATAATAAAAGCACTTCTTTAAAGGATAGTCTGTTGGCAACGGAAGTGTACGGTATTATAGAGAGCCATCTTATAAATTCTTAGTATGAGACTTTTTTCCAAAATATTTTCTGGAGTATTCACCATATTGTTTGTTTGGGCGGCATTTGTCCAGTACAATGATCCGGATGCCCTTATGTGGTACTTCATCTACGGAATAGCAGCTGGGGCGTCATTTTTATTTTTTCTGGGCAAATTAAATTTATTGATTCCATTTGTGCTGACCTTGGCTTACCTCATAGGAGCATGGATTTTTTGGCCGGAACACTTTGAAGGAGTTTCAATTGACGGGGGAAATATAGATAATATAGAACACGCTAGGGAGTCCTTGGGGCTTATAATCAACGCCTTGGTAATGCTGTTTTATGCTTGGAGGGTCAAAGTTGCAAGGGCGCTAAATATCTAAATCGAACTCTTTTCTCAAAAGATCTATAGCTGGATTTTTCTCCCTTAATTTCATGTACTTTTCTTCTGGGGTAAATGCAAATTTCTTGGCAGTGGCTTCGTTGACAGTTATTCGCAGTTGTATAAAGTGGTTGTTGAGCTTTAGTTTTAAATACTCCATTAGGTCGTACTTTTCCCGCTCAATTTCCTTTTTCATGGTGCCATTTGGCAATTCTATCCAAATAGTGAAATTATCGGTAAGCTTAGGAACATCCGAATGCAGGTTGGATGCTAAAATTTTCCGTCCATCATTATCCAAAATGTCAACGAAATCTGCCCAATGCCTTTGCATTTCCTCTTCTGTAAAATTAGCTTTGGGAAGGTTGCTTTCGTCAATAACATCCTCTTTTTTATTCAGTTGATGTTCCTTTTTGGCCTTTAGGCTGGAAAGTGAAAGGCCAGAAACCCTCCTTTCTGTAGATTTTATGTTGATTTTGGTCCTAGGCGTGGGATTGGCTTCCTGAATAACATTTGTAGATCCCCCAACATCATTCCCTTGTGGCGTCTGTGTAGTACTTGAAGTGGAGGAAGATTGGCCTTGGGGAGTTTGTTTCCCTACAATGGCGCTTTCGACATTAGGAGCTGCCGTATGGACTGATTTTGCCTCCGGTTCGTTGGGTTTAATTTCTTTCTCCAGAACGGAGGGGCGACTAACCTTATAAAAGGAGGCGGGGATTATAAAATCTGGTTTGTTGCGACCATTCCCTAAGGATTCAGACTTTTTTTTTTCTCCATCAAAATCGATAGAGGCTAATTTCATTAAGGTCAACTCAACAAGAAGTCGCTGATTTTTACTGGACTTGTACTTTATGTCACAATCGTTGGCCAAATCAATAGCCGATAATAAAAAGCTACTGGATGTTTTTTTGGATTGTTCGCTGTAGTGTTTTTTTGCCTCCTCCCCAACTTCTAGGAGTTCTATAGTATTCTGATGTTGGCACACCATTAAATCCCTAAAATGCGAAGCTAGGCCACTTATAAAGTGGTGTCCGTCAAAGCCCCTGGCCAAGGTTTCATTAAAAAGAATCAGTAGGCCCGGAATATCATGCTTAAGAATAAGATCTGTAGCCGCGAAATAAGTATCGTAATCCAGAACGTTTAAATTCTCGGTTACAGCTTTTCTAGTCAATTTTTTGCCAGAGTAACTCACAACCCTGTCAAAGATGGAAAGTGCATCGCGCATCGCGCCATCAGCTTTTTGGGCTATGATATGAAGTGCATCGTCTTCAGCTTCTATTTCTTGGTTCTCCGCAATATATTTTAAGTACTCGGCAGCATCCTTAACAGTGATGCGCTTAAAATCAAATATTTGGCAGCGAGACAGTATTGTAGGGATAATTTTATGCTTTTCCGTCGTGGCCAATATAAATATGGCATGTGCGGGTGGTTCCTCCAACGTCTTTAAAAAAGCATTAAAGGCAGCTTGGGACAGCATGTGCACCTCATCAATAATGTATACCTTGTATTTTCCAACTTGTGGGGGTATACGCACCTGACTTGTCAGCTCCCTTATATCATCTACTGAATTGTTGGATGCAGCATCCAGCTCAAAGATGTTAAAGGCAAAGTCCTCATCTTCATCCGTTCTGCCGTCTTGATTGATCTGCTTGGCCAGTATACGGGCACAAGTAGTTTTTCCTACTCCTCTGGGACCTGTAAACAATAGTGCCTGAGCTAGGTGATCATTGTCTATGGCATTAGTAAGGGTATTGGTAATAGCCTGTTGCCCAACAACATCCTTAAATGTCTGGGGCCTGTATTTTCTGGCGGATACTATAAAAGGTTCCAAGGCTATTAACTTATTTTCGGCGTAAAAATAATACGCCTATGGGTGAAGTACAAATATAAAAATAGCATTGTATTAAAGGGCCTATTTAACTTTCTTTAGTACTTTATTTATCAACAATTGAATTACCTTTGCAATAGCAGGTCGCCTTATCGCTCCCCGCTTTCCGTGGGGGGAGGAAAGTCCGGACACCATAGTGCAGTATAGCGGGTAACGCCCGTCCGTCGAGAGATGAGGACAAGTGCAACAGAAAGTATGTACAGGTTATGCTGTAGTGAAACCAGGTAAACTCTATACGGTGCAACGTCATGTAAATCAGTGTTTGAGGGCTGCACGCCCAAGCTGAAGGGTAGGCGGTTAGAGCCTTTGGGCAACCATTGGCCTAGATAAATGATAGGGAGGCCATGAAGTAATTCAAGGCTAACAGAATCCGGCTTATGACCTGCTTTTTTTAATGAGACAGCATTTGCACAGCAAATGCGTAGTCGAATTAATGCCGCAGCAGGCGGTATCACTAATTATCAAAGTGTTTTGGGTAATGCCGCCGTAGGCGGTATAATATCATTTTAAAGCTGTCCCGAGAGAATAATTTGAAGTTAATGTCGCTGCAGGGGCTATCTTTTTGATGACCACTGGCAATGGAATATTCTAGCAGTTAATGCCGCCTCAAGCGTTATAATGTGAACTTAACACGGCTTCAGGCGTTAAAATATCTACCAAATGTCGCTCAATGCGGTATCATTTCAATATAATTCAGTTGTATAAGACTTTAGTTATTCTTCGCTCCATTCGAAAAAACTAAAAATACTGCCGCCATATCTTCGCTGATTGGTGAAATGCTCTAAATGTGAAAGATCGGTATGTTTGGAATGCTCAATAATCAGAACACCATTCTCTAGCAATAGCTGCTTTTCAAATACCAGTTTGGGAATAGCAGCGAACTCTTCGGGGGAAAGATCATAGGGCGGATCGGCAAATATAATATGCGCTTTTACAGGGTTGCTTTCCAAATATTGAAAAACATCTTTTTTGATGGCT contains the following coding sequences:
- a CDS encoding transmembrane 220 family protein, producing MRLFSKIFSGVFTILFVWAAFVQYNDPDALMWYFIYGIAAGASFLFFLGKLNLLIPFVLTLAYLIGAWIFWPEHFEGVSIDGGNIDNIEHARESLGLIINALVMLFYAWRVKVARALNI
- a CDS encoding DNA polymerase III subunit gamma/tau produces the protein MEPFIVSARKYRPQTFKDVVGQQAITNTLTNAIDNDHLAQALLFTGPRGVGKTTCARILAKQINQDGRTDEDEDFAFNIFELDAASNNSVDDIRELTSQVRIPPQVGKYKVYIIDEVHMLSQAAFNAFLKTLEEPPAHAIFILATTEKHKIIPTILSRCQIFDFKRITVKDAAEYLKYIAENQEIEAEDDALHIIAQKADGAMRDALSIFDRVVSYSGKKLTRKAVTENLNVLDYDTYFAATDLILKHDIPGLLILFNETLARGFDGHHFISGLASHFRDLMVCQHQNTIELLEVGEEAKKHYSEQSKKTSSSFLLSAIDLANDCDIKYKSSKNQRLLVELTLMKLASIDFDGEKKKSESLGNGRNKPDFIIPASFYKVSRPSVLEKEIKPNEPEAKSVHTAAPNVESAIVGKQTPQGQSSSTSSTTQTPQGNDVGGSTNVIQEANPTPRTKINIKSTERRVSGLSLSSLKAKKEHQLNKKEDVIDESNLPKANFTEEEMQRHWADFVDILDNDGRKILASNLHSDVPKLTDNFTIWIELPNGTMKKEIEREKYDLMEYLKLKLNNHFIQLRITVNEATAKKFAFTPEEKYMKLREKNPAIDLLRKEFDLDI
- the eboE gene encoding metabolite traffic protein EboE — encoded protein: MLIQNKYHLSYCSNIHPGEDWEQTYDSLKTYLPKIKKQVSPESPFGIGLRLSNVASLGLDEGSNLKDFKDWLDRNQFYVFTMNGFPYGNFHNERVKDMVHAPDWTTKERLDYTKRLFDQLAFLIPEGLSGGISTSPVSYRHWHSSEEALDMAFATGAKSMADIVLQLVEIEKKTGKYLHMDIEPEPDGMLENSDEVLHYYDTYLIPIATQKLKTVLGCNKETAKDLILRHITVCYDVCHFSLAYEEPEHTLAKFSKAGIKVGKIQVSSALKILFKEGDNEAIWNSLSQFNEPTYLHQVTEKVGNKVVTYKDLPEVLEQRSNAKELRSHFHVPIFMEKYDHLFSTQDQILKVLEYLRKNQFSDQLEIETYTWDVLPKDLKTELSNCIVREIEWLKSKI
- a CDS encoding alkaline phosphatase family protein is translated as MKKTVVLNVVGLTRGLIGEHTPFIKSFLERGASATITPQLPAVTCSVQATYLTGKTPSEHGIVGNGWYFKEEHEVKFWRQSNSLIQSEKIWDKLKKQDSNFSCANMFWWYNMYSNADYSVTPRPNYLADGRKIPDVYSYPAELRDHLQEELGTFPLFHFWGPKTSIKSSQWIADASLKTDVLHDPTLTLVYLPHLDYNMQRYGTDLTKISKDLREIDEVVKQLVEYYEAKSAHIILLSEYGITNVTNPIHLNRKLRQEGYLGIRVERGLELLDAGASKAFAVSDHQLAHVYVKNNEDIDKVKALLKSLKGVEQVLSGGEIKELQLDHERCGDLVVIADKDSWFTYYFWLDDKKAPDYARMVDIHKKPGYDPVEMLTDPKDKFLMPKVIWKLFKKKLGFRTVMDIIPLDATLVKGSHGRMPEDPKDHPILITNNKSTSLKDSLLATEVYGIIESHLINS